A single Gammaproteobacteria bacterium DNA region contains:
- a CDS encoding GlsB/YeaQ/YmgE family stress response membrane protein, producing the protein MSLESLLITLLIGAVAGWLAGTLMKGSGFGLVANIVVGILGAFVGGFLLGKLGVSIVGGLLGSILNATIGAIVLLIVIGFVKKVMK; encoded by the coding sequence ATGAGTCTTGAAAGTTTATTAATTACATTACTGATAGGTGCGGTTGCCGGTTGGCTTGCCGGAACTTTAATGAAAGGTTCGGGTTTTGGATTGGTAGCAAATATTGTTGTTGGTATTTTAGGTGCTTTTGTTGGTGGGTTCTTACTGGGTAAACTTGGTGTTTCTATCGTCGGAGGTTTACTTGGTTCTATCCTGAACGCAACTATCGGAGCGATTGTATTATTAATTGTAATTGGTTTCGTTAAGAAAGTTATGAAATAG
- a CDS encoding accessory factor UbiK family protein, whose protein sequence is MIKPQAVEDVVNKIGELIPQDIKTLREDFHKNAKAVLVAGLKKMDLVTREEFEVQKAVLAKTREKLKLLEAELKNLKSSVK, encoded by the coding sequence ATGATTAAACCACAAGCAGTAGAAGATGTTGTCAATAAAATCGGTGAACTGATTCCGCAGGATATAAAAACTCTCAGAGAAGATTTTCATAAAAATGCCAAGGCGGTATTGGTTGCAGGTTTAAAAAAAATGGATTTAGTCACCCGCGAAGAATTCGAAGTTCAAAAAGCCGTCCTGGCAAAAACCCGTGAAAAACTGAAACTTCTGGAAGCAGAATTGAAGAATCTTAAGTCTTCAGTAAAATAA
- the rimI gene encoding ribosomal protein S18-alanine N-acetyltransferase, with amino-acid sequence MGKIFFDIMTKQDLDEVHQIEINNYPVPWSQKIMLDCLLAGYHSIVVKNQNNDIIGYSFLMSGYEDSHLLNMCIDREYQGKGLGRKLLQYMENICIYNQSKEFILEVRESNPVAQNLYQSFGFEQVGIRKGYYKTINGRENAIVMIKKLKSN; translated from the coding sequence ATGGGAAAAATATTTTTTGACATAATGACAAAGCAGGATTTGGATGAGGTTCATCAAATTGAAATAAATAATTATCCGGTTCCCTGGAGCCAAAAAATCATGCTCGACTGTTTACTTGCCGGTTATCATTCCATTGTCGTAAAAAATCAAAATAACGACATTATCGGTTATTCTTTTTTAATGTCGGGTTATGAGGATTCTCACTTGCTCAACATGTGTATCGATAGAGAATATCAAGGTAAGGGTTTAGGGAGAAAACTGCTGCAATACATGGAAAATATCTGCATCTACAACCAATCCAAAGAGTTCATTCTCGAAGTCAGAGAATCAAATCCGGTGGCTCAAAACCTCTACCAATCATTTGGATTTGAACAAGTAGGAATCCGAAAAGGTTATTACAAAACCATCAATGGCAGAGAAAATGCCATTGTGATGATTAAAAAATTAAAATCCAATTAG
- the ispF gene encoding 2-C-methyl-D-erythritol 2,4-cyclodiphosphate synthase, translated as MRIGSGYDVHAFCEGDHLILGGIKIPFHKSFKAHSDGDVLIHAICDALLGALALGDIGHLFPPSDNQWKDCNSDVFLKHIHNLILKKGYQIGNIDTTIICEKPKIKPYISSIQTNLSEILGINHKQISIKATTTEKLGFCGREEGIAVQAVCLLEKTT; from the coding sequence ATGAGAATTGGCAGCGGTTATGATGTTCATGCTTTTTGTGAAGGCGACCATCTCATTTTGGGCGGAATTAAAATACCTTTTCACAAGTCTTTCAAAGCACATTCTGATGGCGATGTATTGATACACGCTATTTGTGATGCACTACTCGGAGCATTGGCACTCGGCGATATTGGTCATTTGTTTCCTCCAAGTGATAACCAATGGAAAGATTGTAACAGTGATGTTTTTTTGAAGCATATTCACAATCTCATTCTGAAAAAAGGTTACCAAATAGGAAATATTGACACAACAATTATCTGTGAAAAGCCTAAAATCAAACCTTACATTTCATCCATCCAAACTAATCTTTCTGAAATTCTAGGCATCAATCATAAACAAATCAGCATCAAAGCCACAACAACTGAAAAACTGGGCTTTTGTGGTCGCGAAGAGGGAATAGCAGTTCAGGCTGTTTGTTTATTGGAAAAAACGACATAA
- a CDS encoding M48 family metallopeptidase translates to MFRKILLSFIAVALLSSCATSPMGRKQFILIGDAEMNQMGVTSFQKMKTSSKISTNQQAQRYVQCVSQAIINELPDSWKQQAWETVVFEDNSANAFALPGGKIGVHTGLLNVAKNQDQLATVIGHEVAHVLSRHGAERVSQQIGLELALQTTDAISKNKMDNQGNQKALMSALGLGAQIGVLLPFSRTHESEADLFGIDLMAKAGFDPRQSVNLWKNMAAASSSRVPQFMSTHPNPEKRIEKLSAYMPNALQLQQQALQQGKRPRCQ, encoded by the coding sequence ATGTTCCGAAAAATTTTATTGAGTTTCATTGCTGTAGCTTTATTATCTTCCTGTGCAACGTCTCCAATGGGAAGAAAGCAATTCATCCTCATTGGCGATGCTGAAATGAATCAGATGGGTGTTACCTCATTTCAAAAAATGAAAACATCTTCAAAAATTTCTACAAATCAGCAAGCACAAAGATATGTCCAATGTGTATCTCAAGCAATAATCAACGAGCTTCCGGATTCATGGAAACAACAAGCATGGGAAACAGTTGTATTCGAAGATAACAGCGCTAATGCTTTTGCACTTCCCGGTGGAAAAATCGGAGTGCATACCGGATTACTGAATGTTGCAAAAAACCAAGATCAATTGGCAACAGTTATCGGTCATGAAGTTGCTCATGTGCTATCTCGTCACGGAGCAGAACGAGTCTCTCAACAAATTGGATTAGAGTTAGCATTGCAAACAACCGATGCTATCAGTAAAAACAAAATGGACAATCAAGGAAATCAAAAAGCATTGATGTCTGCACTAGGCTTGGGAGCTCAAATTGGAGTTTTGTTGCCATTTAGCCGAACTCATGAAAGTGAAGCCGATTTATTCGGAATTGATCTTATGGCAAAAGCCGGGTTTGATCCACGGCAAAGTGTGAATTTATGGAAAAACATGGCTGCTGCATCAAGTTCCAGAGTCCCTCAATTTATGTCAACTCATCCGAATCCTGAGAAAAGGATTGAGAAGCTTTCGGCATACATGCCCAATGCTTTACAGTTGCAACAACAAGCATTGCAACAAGGCAAACGTCCTCGTTGCCAATAA
- a CDS encoding P-II family nitrogen regulator, which translates to MKMITAIIKPFKMDDVRDALEETGITGITVTEVKGFGRQKGHSELYRGAEYVVDFLPKLKLEIAVKAEMVDEVIEAILNTACSNKVGDGKIFVSDLEKVVRIRTGELDEEAL; encoded by the coding sequence ATGAAAATGATAACCGCCATAATCAAGCCGTTTAAAATGGATGATGTCAGAGATGCGCTCGAAGAGACTGGAATTACCGGAATTACGGTGACAGAAGTGAAGGGGTTCGGTCGTCAAAAAGGACATTCGGAGCTGTATCGTGGAGCTGAGTATGTGGTGGATTTCTTGCCAAAATTGAAATTGGAAATAGCCGTCAAAGCGGAAATGGTTGATGAGGTGATTGAAGCTATTTTGAACACAGCATGTAGTAATAAAGTTGGTGATGGAAAGATTTTCGTCTCCGATTTGGAGAAAGTTGTGAGAATTCGCACCGGTGAATTGGACGAAGAAGCTCTTTAG
- the mgtE gene encoding magnesium transporter produces the protein MSEAVPNEATEKDIHALNVALDDNRMHEVERMINSFPAAEIAFFLESLPSDKRNIVWELADSEHSGEILVHLHDEVRSSLIASMENEELVEATADLELDDLADIIQDLPKEVSDELLLSMDRNNRELLKTALSYPENSAGGLMNPDVITIRPDVTLDVVLRYIRMRGSLPEPLGDLFAVGRNGHYRGRLNINDLFLKDPNTKVADILDMDSPAILAKTPASEVAQDFQHYDWISAPVVDENNTVIGRITVDDIVDVIRDESEHSVMRMAGLDEEDDMFAPVLKSSKRRALWLGINLLTVLLAAYAIGFFSAALEQIVALAILMPVVASMGGIAGSQTLTLMIRGMATGQVGLGNAKHLLSREVSISVINSFVWAFVLAAITFLWFRQWDIGLVIGIALTVNLIAGAFAGVMVPIILRRMSIDPAIAGGVVLTTVTDIVGYVSFLALGNWMLLN, from the coding sequence ATGTCAGAAGCAGTTCCCAACGAGGCAACCGAGAAAGATATCCACGCCCTGAATGTAGCTTTGGATGATAATCGGATGCATGAAGTCGAACGAATGATTAATTCGTTTCCGGCGGCGGAAATTGCTTTTTTCCTGGAATCTTTACCTAGCGATAAAAGGAACATTGTTTGGGAACTGGCTGATAGCGAACATAGCGGTGAAATTCTGGTTCACCTGCATGACGAAGTCAGAAGCAGCCTCATTGCCAGCATGGAAAACGAGGAGCTTGTTGAAGCCACGGCCGATTTGGAGCTTGATGACCTTGCTGATATTATTCAGGATTTGCCAAAAGAAGTCTCTGATGAACTGTTACTGTCAATGGACAGAAACAATCGTGAGTTACTTAAAACAGCTTTATCCTATCCGGAAAACTCTGCCGGTGGTTTGATGAATCCGGATGTGATAACCATCAGACCGGATGTGACTTTGGATGTGGTGTTACGTTATATTCGTATGCGAGGTTCCCTGCCCGAACCGTTGGGAGATTTATTTGCAGTTGGTCGAAATGGCCATTATCGGGGTCGTTTGAACATCAATGACTTGTTTTTAAAAGATCCGAATACCAAAGTCGCCGATATCCTAGATATGGACTCTCCTGCAATTTTAGCTAAAACACCGGCCAGTGAAGTGGCTCAGGACTTCCAGCACTATGACTGGATTTCAGCACCTGTTGTTGATGAGAATAACACTGTGATAGGCCGCATCACTGTTGATGATATCGTGGACGTGATTCGTGATGAATCTGAACATTCCGTCATGCGTATGGCAGGCTTGGATGAAGAAGACGATATGTTTGCTCCAGTTTTAAAGAGCTCTAAACGACGAGCTTTATGGCTGGGAATTAACTTACTCACCGTTCTGTTGGCCGCTTATGCGATTGGTTTTTTCTCTGCCGCTTTAGAACAAATCGTTGCCTTGGCAATTCTAATGCCAGTTGTTGCCTCAATGGGTGGAATTGCCGGTTCTCAAACATTGACCTTAATGATTCGTGGTATGGCAACCGGGCAGGTTGGTCTTGGCAATGCTAAACACTTGCTGTCGAGAGAGGTTTCAATTAGCGTGATTAACAGTTTTGTCTGGGCATTTGTTTTAGCGGCGATAACCTTTTTATGGTTTCGACAATGGGATATTGGTTTGGTTATTGGTATTGCATTGACGGTTAATCTCATAGCCGGAGCTTTTGCCGGAGTTATGGTTCCGATAATTTTACGCAGAATGAGCATCGATCCGGCAATTGCCGGAGGTGTGGTTTTAACAACGGTAACGGATATTGTTGGATATGTTTCTTTCCTTGCTTTGGGAAACTGGATGTTATTAAACTAA
- the gmd gene encoding GDP-mannose 4,6-dehydratase produces the protein MKKAIVTGITGQDGAYLSQLLLEKGYEVYGTYRRTSTANFWRIEELGITNNLNLHLVEFDLTDQANCIKMVSDIRPDEIYNLAAQSFVGVSFDQPIATAQITGLGCLHLLEAIRLVDTNIKFYQASTSEMFGKVQAVPQNEGTPFYPRSPYGTAKLFAHWSVVNYRESYDIFACSGILFNHESPLRGTEFVTRKITDAVARIKAGKQDFLQLGNLDARRDWGYAKDYVEGMYLMLQAENPDNYVLATNRTETVRKFVQMAFAYAEIEIEFKGEGVDEIGVDTSSGKTVVKINSAYYRPAEVDLLIGDYSRAVKKLGWKPQCSLEELCKMMVEADLKRHRIG, from the coding sequence GTGAAAAAAGCGATAGTTACAGGAATTACAGGACAGGATGGAGCCTATTTATCTCAGCTACTTTTAGAAAAAGGTTATGAAGTCTATGGAACCTATCGTCGGACCTCCACAGCTAATTTCTGGCGAATAGAAGAGCTCGGAATTACCAATAATTTGAATCTTCACTTGGTAGAATTTGATCTCACCGATCAGGCAAATTGTATCAAAATGGTGTCTGACATCAGACCGGACGAAATCTATAATTTGGCTGCTCAAAGTTTTGTTGGTGTATCATTTGATCAACCCATTGCGACAGCGCAAATTACCGGTTTGGGTTGTTTGCATTTGCTCGAAGCCATTCGTTTGGTTGATACAAATATCAAATTTTATCAGGCGAGCACTTCGGAAATGTTTGGAAAAGTTCAGGCTGTTCCGCAAAATGAAGGCACGCCATTTTATCCTCGCAGTCCTTATGGTACAGCTAAATTATTTGCTCATTGGTCGGTGGTTAATTATCGGGAATCTTACGATATCTTTGCTTGTAGTGGCATTTTATTCAACCATGAAAGCCCGCTTAGAGGAACTGAGTTTGTAACCCGAAAAATTACCGATGCGGTTGCCCGAATCAAAGCCGGAAAACAAGACTTTCTACAGCTTGGAAATCTTGATGCCAGAAGAGACTGGGGATATGCCAAAGATTATGTGGAGGGTATGTATTTGATGTTACAAGCAGAGAATCCGGATAATTATGTGCTGGCGACGAATCGCACAGAAACGGTCAGAAAATTTGTGCAAATGGCGTTTGCTTATGCGGAAATTGAAATTGAATTTAAAGGTGAAGGAGTTGATGAGATTGGAGTCGACACATCAAGTGGCAAAACAGTTGTTAAAATCAATTCAGCTTATTATCGCCCGGCAGAAGTCGATTTGCTGATTGGAGATTATTCAAGAGCTGTAAAAAAATTGGGTTGGAAGCCTCAATGCAGTCTCGAAGAATTGTGCAAAATGATGGTTGAAGCTGATTTAAAGAGACACCGCATCGGATAA
- a CDS encoding Ig-like domain-containing protein — MKSYTKKIIISMFCAGLVSVSGASDSDSEFENKALDQINVSYSGDDSRIGIGITEDGDFIGEFLKSFNNSYRNNFMAQGWYSDGAGGLELDYHWIPGNPSEQDLIDNHENLKINKLFLAVDQNTYDDKKLSLGFGQEKQNKFWNFNLSKALTDERLSNETSTFNYNVLYGTIDGLDYMQNQTIETITRTYEQAYDWGVGGRIGKYFDSNLVRLTGGLDYEKGDYNSDQLTASVDLEKYFKNTGHSLALSLRQLSKDGDFELDKDDTRAYLMYRYDFGNTYQPTEKYEEVKVVDEEALARLKEERRVVVQNEINLSTMAFFDLDSSLLRKDTKETLANLIEQIKQETLGSKINIVGHTCSIGTETYNQWLSERRAKAAHDFFMTQGLDAELLLSSGKGETEPAFDNNNPEEQPKNRRVTVSFLSLEKEFKEAEIPAEDVPVKWVKTPVKIAPSWLSRALKNPIKHKREVDVYRFETQEQIETLGDIVYLNQLPLAADDGLTVFRNSGATLIDILDNDSDPDNDTLTVTNVIQPANGTVVNNGTSLTYTPNNGYVGIDTFQYTVDDGNGGQATATVSVEVLNNAPVAVDDTAIAVGSEQLIIDILSNDSDSDGNSLTTESVSQPTNGIVVINPDGSVTYQANEDFVGTDTFTYVVADEDGTTASATVTVTVESDNNAPAAVDDLYLVSWGGSLDFNPMENDSDVDGDAISLVSVDTSTLNGTLVVNEDGSMSYQAPGYFIGNDIFTYTIVDSNGATSTATVTMCVGD; from the coding sequence ATGAAAAGCTACACTAAAAAAATTATAATTTCCATGTTCTGTGCAGGACTTGTGTCTGTCTCCGGAGCCTCAGATTCAGATTCGGAATTTGAAAACAAAGCATTGGATCAAATCAATGTTTCATATAGTGGTGACGACAGTCGCATCGGAATCGGCATCACCGAAGATGGTGATTTTATTGGTGAGTTTTTAAAGTCATTCAATAATAGCTATCGAAACAATTTTATGGCTCAGGGCTGGTATTCCGATGGCGCTGGTGGTCTTGAGTTGGATTACCATTGGATTCCGGGCAATCCGAGTGAACAAGATTTGATTGATAACCACGAAAACCTGAAAATCAACAAATTGTTTTTAGCTGTTGATCAAAATACTTACGATGATAAAAAACTGAGTTTGGGTTTTGGACAAGAAAAACAAAATAAATTCTGGAATTTCAATCTCAGTAAAGCTCTTACAGACGAAAGACTGTCCAATGAAACTTCGACATTCAATTACAACGTCCTATATGGAACAATTGATGGTCTGGATTACATGCAGAATCAAACCATAGAAACTATCACTCGCACCTATGAACAGGCCTATGACTGGGGTGTTGGTGGACGAATTGGTAAATATTTTGACTCCAATTTAGTTCGTTTAACCGGTGGTTTGGACTATGAAAAAGGCGATTACAATTCTGACCAACTGACTGCAAGTGTTGATTTAGAGAAATACTTTAAAAACACCGGGCATTCTTTAGCGTTAAGTCTCAGACAATTAAGCAAGGATGGTGACTTTGAACTGGATAAAGACGACACTCGTGCTTATTTGATGTACCGTTATGATTTCGGCAATACCTATCAGCCAACAGAAAAATACGAAGAAGTTAAAGTTGTTGATGAGGAAGCACTGGCAAGACTTAAAGAGGAAAGACGAGTTGTTGTCCAAAACGAAATCAATTTATCAACCATGGCGTTTTTTGATTTGGATTCATCACTTCTGCGTAAAGATACCAAAGAAACGCTGGCAAACTTAATCGAACAAATCAAACAAGAAACACTCGGTTCAAAAATCAACATCGTTGGACACACATGTTCTATAGGAACTGAAACTTATAATCAGTGGTTGTCTGAGAGAAGAGCAAAGGCAGCACATGACTTTTTTATGACACAGGGTCTTGATGCGGAATTGCTTCTTTCATCCGGAAAAGGGGAAACAGAGCCTGCATTCGATAATAATAACCCGGAAGAACAACCTAAAAACAGAAGAGTTACGGTGAGCTTCCTCAGCCTGGAAAAAGAATTTAAAGAAGCTGAAATTCCGGCAGAAGATGTTCCGGTTAAGTGGGTGAAAACTCCTGTTAAGATTGCTCCTTCTTGGTTATCACGAGCATTGAAGAACCCAATCAAACACAAACGTGAAGTCGATGTTTATCGTTTCGAAACTCAGGAACAAATTGAAACATTAGGCGATATCGTCTATCTCAATCAGCTTCCACTGGCGGCGGATGATGGTTTGACTGTTTTCCGTAATTCGGGTGCAACCTTGATTGACATTCTGGATAATGATTCTGATCCTGACAATGACACTTTGACAGTAACAAATGTAATTCAACCTGCAAACGGAACTGTAGTCAATAACGGAACATCTCTGACTTATACACCAAATAATGGCTATGTTGGTATCGATACTTTCCAATACACAGTTGATGATGGTAATGGTGGACAAGCAACTGCAACCGTTTCAGTTGAGGTTTTAAATAATGCTCCGGTCGCTGTTGATGATACAGCAATTGCGGTTGGCTCTGAACAATTAATTATAGACATTTTATCCAATGATTCTGATAGTGATGGTAACTCATTAACCACAGAATCCGTCTCTCAACCAACAAATGGTATCGTTGTTATCAATCCTGATGGTTCTGTAACCTATCAGGCTAATGAAGACTTTGTCGGCACAGATACATTCACTTATGTAGTTGCTGATGAAGATGGAACGACTGCAAGTGCCACAGTGACAGTAACTGTTGAATCTGATAATAATGCACCTGCTGCTGTCGATGACCTCTATCTGGTTTCCTGGGGCGGTTCACTGGATTTCAATCCCATGGAAAATGACAGCGACGTGGATGGCGATGCAATTAGCTTGGTTTCAGTCGATACTTCAACATTAAATGGAACTCTAGTTGTTAACGAAGATGGTAGCATGAGTTATCAGGCTCCGGGATACTTTATTGGTAATGATATTTTCACATACACAATTGTTGATAGTAACGGAGCTACTTCAACAGCTACAGTGACAATGTGTGTCGGTGACTAA
- the ispD gene encoding 2-C-methyl-D-erythritol 4-phosphate cytidylyltransferase — protein MYAIIVAAGKGQRFASDTPKQFLEIAGKMVVQHSIDAFDKIEEIEGIVIVMPKQQALWKNIELTASKPLMYATGGSSRLSSVLHGLQILEPLVTDNSWILVHDAARVCVKNSDINKLIQSCKQQNQGGLLVKPITDTIKFSKDGKNADKTINRDNLYSALTPQMFPFGQLVEVLQKADIELTTDEASAFEQAGIRPLLVKGRSDNFKITYADDLLLASFILRKGQ, from the coding sequence ATGTACGCAATAATTGTAGCTGCAGGCAAAGGACAAAGATTTGCTTCGGACACACCGAAACAATTTCTTGAAATTGCCGGAAAAATGGTTGTTCAGCACAGTATTGATGCCTTTGATAAAATAGAAGAGATTGAAGGTATTGTTATAGTAATGCCGAAACAACAAGCACTCTGGAAAAATATTGAACTCACCGCTTCAAAACCATTAATGTATGCAACCGGTGGTTCATCCAGACTCAGTTCGGTTTTACATGGCTTGCAAATTCTTGAACCTTTAGTCACAGACAATAGCTGGATTTTGGTTCATGATGCCGCTCGTGTGTGCGTGAAAAACAGCGACATCAACAAACTCATTCAGTCATGCAAACAACAAAATCAAGGCGGATTGTTGGTTAAGCCGATAACTGACACCATAAAATTCAGTAAAGACGGTAAAAATGCTGACAAAACTATCAATCGAGATAATTTGTATTCAGCTCTAACTCCACAAATGTTTCCTTTTGGTCAATTGGTTGAGGTTTTACAAAAAGCGGATATCGAACTCACGACCGATGAAGCCTCTGCCTTTGAACAAGCAGGAATCAGGCCATTACTGGTTAAAGGCCGTTCAGATAATTTCAAAATTACCTATGCGGATGATTTGTTACTGGCATCATTTATTCTGAGGAAAGGTCAATGA
- a CDS encoding Hpt domain-containing protein, whose translation MDDAFLKLKTKYQSTFPAKATEIKTAWEEKDFSRLGAALHKLKGSSGSYGFNELSSLCEQAQSLIHNELPDNTENITVVLNKIFQILK comes from the coding sequence ATGGATGATGCTTTTCTTAAACTGAAAACAAAATACCAATCCACATTTCCGGCGAAAGCCACCGAAATAAAAACAGCATGGGAAGAAAAGGATTTCTCCCGTTTGGGTGCCGCCTTACATAAATTGAAAGGCTCAAGCGGAAGTTATGGGTTTAATGAACTCAGCTCTCTGTGCGAACAGGCTCAAAGTTTAATTCATAACGAATTGCCTGATAACACGGAGAACATTACTGTCGTTCTCAATAAAATTTTTCAAATTCTAAAATAG